The following proteins come from a genomic window of Methanocella conradii HZ254:
- a CDS encoding ABC transporter ATP-binding protein: MSSDIRIEHVTKVYSSNGRSLKAVDDISMEINDSEFICIVGPSGCGKSTLLRMIAGLEPVSSGEILMGGKKITSPSPEIGFVFQEYTLFPWRTVGKNVEFGLELKRVPPQERERVVAKYLDMVGLSRFKDSYPHQLSGGMRQRTAIARTLAVNPKILLMDEPFGALDAQTRNILQEQLLDIWHKEKKKVLFVTHNVDEAVFLADKVVVMTARPGRIKEIIDIEIPRPRERTETEVNKVRNVILKSLFEEVQKLSDH; the protein is encoded by the coding sequence GCACGTCACAAAGGTGTACTCATCGAACGGGCGCTCCCTCAAGGCCGTGGACGACATCTCCATGGAAATAAACGACTCTGAATTCATATGCATCGTCGGCCCATCGGGCTGTGGCAAGTCTACTCTTCTAAGAATGATAGCTGGCCTGGAGCCCGTGTCGAGCGGCGAGATACTGATGGGCGGAAAGAAGATAACCTCGCCATCTCCTGAAATAGGGTTCGTGTTCCAGGAGTACACCCTTTTCCCATGGCGGACGGTGGGCAAGAACGTCGAGTTCGGGCTGGAGCTAAAAAGGGTGCCGCCTCAGGAGAGGGAGAGGGTGGTGGCAAAGTACCTCGATATGGTCGGCCTGTCCAGGTTTAAGGACTCGTACCCCCACCAGCTTTCTGGCGGGATGCGCCAGAGGACGGCCATCGCCAGGACGCTCGCCGTTAATCCTAAAATTTTGCTCATGGACGAGCCCTTCGGGGCGCTTGACGCCCAGACCCGTAACATCCTGCAGGAGCAGCTTCTGGACATCTGGCATAAGGAGAAGAAGAAGGTGCTCTTTGTCACCCATAACGTGGACGAGGCCGTCTTTTTGGCAGATAAAGTAGTGGTCATGACCGCCAGGCCGGGCCGTATTAAGGAGATAATAGACATAGAAATCCCTCGCCCACGGGAGCGAACTGAGACCGAGGTCAACAAGGTCCGCAACGTGATCTTGAAGTCCCTTTTCGAGGAGGTCCAGAAGCTTTCGGACCATTAA
- a CDS encoding acyltransferase family protein — protein sequence MNPVSAQGPIRNNYLSGDASVLLDLLRVLACEMVVVSHIIPLYLLYKNVKYDNSLIWMGPGNLGIMGVMLFFFISGIVISNSLFKKLQAGNYGFGSYFIDRFSRIYSGLVPCLIIILALDILIRAINAPLFYLLSPRFGTSSISIDIFLANLLMLQMMPPFHIPRPPFAELLWTLNIEWWLYMAFGWLIVFYKPKNMLKVKAMLGFLLFSLYPIYLAATNYRGTLVPVWFFGVLITAMMTRGIYAEQIRKYFKYLFPIAIILIAIRMSIDLHIGIIYYEYVLELLAGCAILLAVINFNGKEEIFRGARLKGFIKTMASYSYTLYLLHVAMIAALLALDDIYGLSCPLPAFIAISLVLTNVVAYIVAYFTEMRYRRLAKWIKDKAEKARLRLLAPARPSV from the coding sequence ATTAACCCGGTTAGCGCTCAAGGCCCAATAAGAAATAATTATTTATCCGGAGACGCTTCTGTCTTATTAGACCTTCTCCGCGTACTGGCATGCGAGATGGTGGTAGTAAGCCACATTATCCCCCTATACCTTCTATATAAAAATGTCAAATACGATAATAGCCTAATCTGGATGGGACCCGGTAATCTAGGGATTATGGGCGTGATGCTATTTTTCTTCATATCTGGCATCGTCATCTCAAACTCGCTATTCAAAAAGCTCCAGGCGGGCAATTATGGATTTGGCAGCTATTTCATCGACCGCTTTTCAAGGATATATTCAGGCCTGGTCCCATGCCTCATCATCATATTAGCCCTGGACATATTAATAAGGGCCATTAATGCCCCCCTTTTTTATCTACTAAGTCCCAGGTTCGGCACCTCAAGCATATCAATCGACATATTTCTGGCAAACCTGCTGATGCTCCAGATGATGCCTCCATTTCATATTCCAAGGCCTCCATTTGCCGAGCTTCTCTGGACATTGAACATCGAATGGTGGCTATACATGGCGTTCGGCTGGCTGATAGTATTCTATAAGCCAAAAAATATGCTCAAAGTTAAAGCCATGCTGGGATTTTTGCTCTTCTCGCTCTATCCGATATATCTGGCCGCTACAAACTATAGGGGGACTCTCGTCCCTGTATGGTTCTTCGGAGTCCTTATCACGGCTATGATGACCAGAGGGATATATGCCGAACAGATACGTAAATACTTCAAATACCTCTTCCCCATAGCTATCATCCTAATAGCCATAAGGATGTCTATCGACTTGCATATCGGTATAATATACTATGAATACGTCCTCGAACTTCTGGCAGGGTGTGCAATATTGCTAGCCGTCATTAACTTTAACGGCAAGGAGGAGATATTTAGAGGAGCCCGGCTAAAGGGCTTCATCAAAACCATGGCCAGCTATTCATACACACTCTACCTGCTACATGTGGCCATGATAGCTGCTCTCCTGGCGCTCGACGACATATACGGCCTCAGCTGCCCGTTACCGGCGTTCATCGCCATATCTCTAGTATTGACAAACGTGGTCGCATACATTGTGGCGTATTTCACTGAGATGAGGTATCGGCGCCTGGCTAAATGGATTAAAGACAAGGCTGAAAAGGCCCGCTTACGACTTTTAGCGCCAGCGAGGCCATCCGTATAA
- a CDS encoding RAD55 family ATPase, which produces MMTTSRLRTGIAGLDEMTGGGFIRGDTTLITGPPGTGKTTFGLQFLMQGISEGESGVFVTVEEMPQKIASDAMNFGWDLKRLEAEKKMRLFHLRSEMLQAGGAPIMQCLDIVNAIGAKRVVVDPISLYSLNVGNPTDLRRELYAFVNYMKESGLTLVLTHEVPDIITRVSRISDYGLEFIVDCIIMLQYVEIESEIRRSISVLKMRGSDHDKAIRRYKITDRGVEIEARFEGYEGIMSGTARKTGAQAFIEAFKR; this is translated from the coding sequence ATGATGACCACGAGCAGGCTTAGGACGGGCATCGCCGGCCTGGACGAGATGACCGGCGGCGGCTTCATACGAGGCGATACCACCCTGATAACAGGGCCTCCAGGCACGGGCAAGACGACTTTCGGTCTTCAGTTTCTAATGCAGGGCATCTCGGAAGGCGAAAGCGGGGTGTTTGTGACAGTCGAGGAGATGCCCCAGAAGATAGCGAGCGACGCAATGAACTTCGGATGGGACCTGAAAAGGCTGGAGGCCGAGAAAAAGATGAGGCTTTTCCACCTGCGCTCGGAGATGCTCCAGGCGGGCGGGGCGCCCATCATGCAATGCCTCGACATCGTCAACGCCATTGGGGCAAAGCGCGTAGTCGTGGACCCAATCTCATTATACTCATTAAACGTGGGCAACCCAACAGACCTTCGGAGGGAGCTGTACGCATTCGTGAACTACATGAAGGAGAGCGGGCTGACGCTCGTCCTTACCCACGAGGTGCCCGACATAATCACAAGGGTATCCCGCATATCCGACTACGGCCTCGAGTTCATCGTAGACTGTATAATCATGCTCCAGTACGTAGAGATAGAGTCGGAGATAAGGAGGTCAATAAGCGTGCTGAAGATGAGGGGGTCGGACCATGATAAGGCCATAAGGAGGTATAAGATAACGGACAGGGGCGTCGAGATCGAGGCGCGGTTCGAGGGCTACGAGGGCATCATGAGCGGCACGGCCCGCAAGACAGGGGCGCAGGCGTTCATCGAGGCGTTCAAGCGGTAA
- a CDS encoding MFS transporter has translation MYLAYNFLTSLYVGIASVIFNLYIIRLGYNEQFLGLIISVTMIATGLFAFPAAQVCGWIGSKKSLLASCIVSTVVSFLLYVMTSQEWLLMLSLLSGIFSTVPVIIAAPFMVENSTAEDRIYLFSFNFALFVVATVLGMAIGGYLPQVWSSAFGVDGGSALSYRYTLYASVAVAIASIIPLIFLKEKKKVCVGSPAVGPMLAELARSRVVKRLVAISCLIGLGAGLIVPFFNVYFSKMLSATPGQIGLIFAMAQASMAVGAMAVPCMVSRIGKVKTVSLTYLLSIPFLVILAITTNLYIAGAAYILRMLFMNMSVPISNSFSMEIVHSEEMASVSSLTSMGSYISIAVSSYVAGVLMSYGFYILPYVATCLFYLAAAVLYSRFFSRYEARHGSGTDGS, from the coding sequence ATGTACCTCGCCTATAACTTTTTGACATCCCTTTACGTGGGCATAGCCAGCGTCATCTTTAATCTTTATATTATCAGGCTTGGCTATAACGAGCAGTTTTTAGGCCTCATCATTTCGGTGACGATGATAGCCACGGGCCTGTTCGCCTTCCCCGCAGCCCAGGTATGCGGCTGGATCGGGAGCAAGAAAAGCCTGCTCGCGTCTTGTATAGTATCGACGGTTGTGTCATTTCTGCTTTACGTGATGACCTCCCAGGAGTGGCTGCTCATGCTAAGCCTCTTGAGCGGCATCTTTTCCACGGTCCCCGTCATAATAGCCGCCCCCTTCATGGTCGAGAACAGCACGGCGGAGGATAGGATCTACCTGTTCAGCTTCAACTTCGCCCTGTTCGTGGTGGCCACCGTCCTGGGCATGGCCATAGGCGGCTACCTGCCTCAGGTGTGGTCGTCCGCCTTCGGGGTCGACGGGGGGAGCGCCCTGTCCTATCGCTACACGCTATACGCTTCGGTCGCGGTCGCCATAGCATCCATCATCCCTTTGATATTCCTGAAAGAGAAAAAGAAGGTTTGCGTAGGCTCTCCAGCGGTCGGGCCGATGCTGGCCGAGCTGGCCCGGTCCAGGGTGGTCAAGCGCCTGGTCGCCATAAGCTGCCTGATAGGGCTGGGCGCGGGCCTCATCGTGCCGTTCTTTAACGTTTACTTTAGCAAGATGCTCTCCGCCACGCCGGGCCAGATAGGCCTGATCTTCGCCATGGCCCAGGCCTCCATGGCGGTGGGGGCGATGGCGGTGCCCTGCATGGTCTCACGGATAGGAAAGGTCAAGACCGTATCGCTGACCTACCTCCTATCAATACCTTTCCTCGTAATCCTGGCAATTACCACCAACCTGTATATCGCCGGCGCCGCCTACATACTAAGGATGCTGTTCATGAACATGTCCGTGCCCATAAGCAACAGCTTTTCCATGGAGATAGTGCATAGCGAGGAGATGGCGTCCGTGTCGAGCCTGACGTCGATGGGCAGCTATATCTCGATAGCGGTAAGCTCCTATGTCGCCGGCGTGCTCATGTCGTATGGCTTTTACATTTTGCCCTACGTTGCGACCTGCCTGTTTTACCTGGCCGCCGCAGTGCTCTACTCCAGGTTCTTCAGCAGGTATGAGGCACGACATGGCTCTGGCACCGATGGCTCATAG
- a CDS encoding MFS transporter gives MRTIASFNTNVKLLLLRSFIVCLYTGIYGILFNLYILSLGYGADFLGLVLASNVLASSVMSIPAGILCDRYDKRALMIISGALSTLSAIPLYLLSSQYALLLFSVAGGAFVSISSVALTPMLAENARKEESVHVFSANASISWISSVIGSALGGILPGMWGPFTGLNAGGLRLTLLSSALLLAIGSILMLLVKESGYATRIRCGSFSLKSLRPSADVVRFTVTSLTFGAASGMIVPYFNVYFVKALQAGVLEVGLVSAAAGAVMLAGFIITPYLTSKIGKVRSAALSKVFAAPFVMLIALSQSFLLAAAAYVAYVFFINMAGPATTSFQMEQIKPGEQGLALGMMMTGNYIAVSVSTYLSGLLIASENYLIPFVGTCIFYVLTAFLLYHYFKDAEKPQLAKSIMQRIITP, from the coding sequence GTGCGCACCATAGCCAGCTTCAACACGAACGTGAAGCTGCTATTGCTGCGAAGCTTCATAGTTTGCCTGTACACGGGCATATACGGCATTCTCTTCAACCTCTACATATTAAGCCTCGGCTATGGGGCCGATTTCCTCGGGCTTGTGCTTGCCTCAAACGTACTGGCCTCATCCGTCATGTCCATACCTGCAGGTATCCTCTGCGATCGGTACGATAAAAGGGCACTCATGATAATATCGGGGGCGCTTTCAACGCTATCAGCCATACCCCTATACCTGTTATCGTCCCAGTATGCCCTTCTACTGTTCAGCGTTGCCGGCGGGGCCTTCGTATCGATAAGCTCGGTGGCGCTCACCCCGATGCTGGCGGAAAACGCCAGGAAAGAGGAGTCCGTACACGTTTTCAGCGCTAACGCCTCCATAAGCTGGATATCCTCAGTTATAGGCAGCGCGCTGGGCGGCATCCTCCCCGGCATGTGGGGGCCGTTTACAGGGCTCAACGCGGGCGGCCTGAGGCTAACGCTTCTATCATCGGCCCTGCTGCTCGCCATAGGCTCCATCCTCATGCTTCTAGTCAAGGAGAGCGGGTATGCCACCAGGATTAGATGTGGCTCGTTTTCGCTGAAGTCCTTAAGGCCTTCAGCCGACGTGGTGAGGTTCACGGTTACCAGCCTGACGTTTGGCGCCGCTTCTGGCATGATAGTGCCCTACTTTAACGTGTATTTCGTAAAAGCCCTCCAGGCTGGCGTGCTTGAGGTCGGCCTTGTCTCCGCCGCGGCCGGCGCCGTCATGCTGGCGGGGTTCATCATCACGCCATACCTCACCTCAAAGATAGGGAAGGTCCGCTCGGCGGCGCTGTCGAAGGTGTTCGCAGCCCCATTCGTGATGCTCATAGCCCTGTCACAGAGCTTTCTTCTGGCGGCGGCCGCATATGTGGCTTACGTATTCTTCATCAACATGGCCGGCCCGGCCACCACCAGCTTCCAGATGGAGCAGATTAAGCCGGGCGAGCAGGGCCTGGCCCTGGGCATGATGATGACGGGGAACTACATCGCCGTATCGGTGAGCACCTACCTGAGCGGCCTTCTAATAGCCAGTGAAAACTACCTTATACCTTTCGTAGGGACCTGTATCTTCTACGTCCTAACCGCCTTCCTGCTTTACCACTACTTCAAGGACGCCGAGAAGCCGCAGCTCGCTAAAAGCATCATGCAAAGGATTATCACGCCATAA
- a CDS encoding MFS transporter codes for MIDDAFKKNVRLFIMRSFILSVYQGIYDVIFNLYILDLGFREDFLGLVISVNMLASSAAAVPAGVLCDRFDKRKLMAISGLLSLISTAPIFLVGSPWVLLFFSAIGGACSSVSAVCATPLLTENCEKDTVRIFSLNSALSWTASIIGCIAGGIIPGIMLRLRPGCRPYRLTLVLSLLLLLAGWSTLLMMKSGKPRRTSRRASIRFSPNLLKFTTISALTGVGTGAVVPYFNVYFTKVLGAGPSEIGAVFAITNAIMVVGFTVTPHVSSWLGKARAAALTQMASIPFLIIMMATASFTMGSFAYAARMLLMNLAGPAITSLQMEKIEPEERGFAIGFMSTVSGVIVSASTYLSGLLMAQGNYVLPYAATCCAYFMAAGLMYHFFREDEDGIARLKSPDRASRAGIKI; via the coding sequence ATGATCGATGACGCGTTTAAAAAGAACGTCAGGCTCTTCATCATGCGCTCATTTATCCTTAGCGTATACCAGGGCATATACGACGTGATATTCAACCTTTACATACTCGACCTGGGCTTCCGCGAGGATTTTCTCGGGCTGGTGATATCTGTTAACATGCTCGCCTCATCGGCGGCAGCGGTGCCGGCCGGGGTGCTCTGCGACCGCTTCGACAAGCGAAAGTTGATGGCCATCTCTGGCTTGCTCTCGCTCATATCCACGGCGCCCATATTCCTGGTAGGCTCGCCGTGGGTCCTGCTATTTTTCAGCGCCATAGGAGGGGCGTGCAGCTCGGTGAGCGCGGTTTGCGCGACGCCTCTCCTCACCGAGAACTGCGAGAAGGATACAGTGAGGATATTCAGCCTCAACTCTGCGCTGAGCTGGACGGCATCAATCATCGGCTGCATTGCCGGTGGCATCATTCCCGGCATAATGCTCCGGCTACGGCCCGGATGCCGCCCATATCGGCTCACGCTAGTGCTATCGCTCCTACTGCTCCTAGCAGGGTGGTCCACGCTTCTTATGATGAAAAGCGGCAAGCCTCGCCGTACATCTAGGAGGGCAAGCATAAGGTTTTCCCCGAACCTATTGAAGTTCACGACTATAAGCGCCCTCACGGGCGTCGGCACGGGCGCCGTAGTGCCCTACTTTAACGTCTATTTCACGAAAGTGCTCGGCGCAGGCCCCTCTGAGATAGGCGCTGTCTTCGCCATCACCAACGCCATCATGGTCGTGGGCTTCACCGTCACGCCACACGTTTCCTCGTGGCTGGGAAAGGCCAGGGCTGCGGCGCTCACCCAGATGGCCTCCATACCTTTCTTAATTATCATGATGGCGACGGCAAGCTTCACGATGGGATCGTTCGCCTATGCCGCCAGGATGCTCCTGATGAACCTGGCCGGCCCCGCGATAACAAGCCTGCAGATGGAGAAGATCGAGCCGGAAGAGAGAGGGTTCGCGATAGGGTTCATGTCCACCGTGAGCGGCGTCATCGTCTCGGCCAGCACGTACCTCAGCGGCTTACTCATGGCTCAGGGGAACTACGTCTTGCCGTATGCGGCGACGTGTTGCGCATACTTCATGGCCGCCGGCCTCATGTACCACTTCTTCAGGGAGGATGAGGATGGCATAGCCAGGCTAAAATCGCCTGACAGGGCTTCGAGGGCAGGCATAAAGATTTAA
- a CDS encoding DUF1328 domain-containing protein, which produces MSDQMDGLIWLAVLFLILALVAYILGARGIAGLSIEIAKWLVIIFVILAIIVFLFGGRVFLPTPLLLA; this is translated from the coding sequence GTGAGTGATCAAATGGACGGCCTCATCTGGCTGGCGGTATTGTTCCTGATATTAGCGCTGGTGGCCTACATCCTCGGCGCGAGGGGCATTGCCGGCCTAAGCATTGAGATAGCAAAATGGCTCGTGATAATCTTCGTCATCCTCGCCATCATCGTGTTCCTGTTCGGTGGCAGGGTGTTCTTGCCGACGCCATTGCTGCTGGCATAA
- a CDS encoding cation:proton antiporter has translation MLSTSLLLSILLILVLGKILGIAAERMGMPSLVGELLTGIILGPMMLGIIHPAAAGSEDPLKFLSDLGILFMMFLMGLSIDIESVMKTNSRSAASITIIGAAIVLALSTALMAVIGMALGQDLYTSVIQGCLIGVGLTSTSTVIGFRYLSEIGDRFSNVFKTLVAVEVTDGIFSIMALAVLLSIVGLLAKGSTGAAIDTNGFMSEVGWSTFKLFLLMLGFMIFVIKFGGVVTDWLLGVSRKSRDEQSIITLSLIVLFAVATLSDWLELTYVIGAFLAGAILAGSPYSSTVIEPRIRAIGYGLFIPIFFAYTGISMDFSALFKAPSIRLAGNLALPCYLLLFLGLLVIVMAGKYIGTRAGCALSGGYKGYEAHRIGVSLMCAGEDALVIVGIGASISASPGGQHIISNELLSIVGLIVIVSSLLAPIFMKRSYEEKDYTPPVASHTRTGLNGKSKGRYRSL, from the coding sequence GTGTTATCGACCAGCCTGCTACTCTCGATACTACTCATACTGGTTTTAGGGAAGATACTGGGCATAGCTGCCGAGCGGATGGGCATGCCCTCGCTCGTGGGCGAGCTACTCACGGGCATCATCCTGGGACCCATGATGCTCGGCATAATCCACCCTGCCGCCGCAGGGTCCGAGGACCCCCTCAAGTTTTTATCGGACCTGGGCATCCTTTTCATGATGTTCCTGATGGGCCTTTCCATTGACATAGAAAGCGTGATGAAGACGAACTCCCGGAGCGCCGCCTCCATCACCATTATAGGCGCCGCGATAGTCCTGGCGCTCTCCACGGCCCTGATGGCCGTCATCGGAATGGCGCTGGGGCAAGACCTGTACACCTCGGTCATCCAGGGCTGCCTCATAGGCGTGGGCCTGACGTCGACCTCGACCGTCATCGGCTTCCGCTACCTGAGCGAGATAGGCGACCGCTTCTCGAACGTATTTAAGACGCTCGTTGCCGTGGAGGTCACCGACGGGATCTTCTCCATCATGGCCCTCGCGGTGCTGCTCTCCATCGTAGGCCTGCTAGCGAAGGGGTCCACCGGGGCAGCAATAGACACAAACGGCTTCATGTCCGAGGTTGGATGGTCCACCTTTAAGCTATTCCTTTTGATGCTAGGCTTCATGATCTTCGTCATCAAGTTCGGCGGCGTGGTCACTGATTGGCTGCTTGGCGTCTCCCGGAAGAGCAGGGATGAGCAGTCGATCATCACGCTCTCCTTGATCGTATTATTCGCCGTTGCCACCCTGAGCGATTGGCTCGAGCTGACGTACGTAATCGGGGCGTTCCTGGCAGGGGCAATACTGGCGGGCTCGCCTTACAGCAGTACGGTTATCGAGCCGAGGATCAGGGCGATTGGCTACGGCCTTTTCATCCCCATATTTTTCGCCTACACGGGCATCTCTATGGACTTTAGCGCCCTTTTCAAGGCGCCGTCCATCCGCCTGGCCGGTAACCTGGCATTGCCTTGCTACCTGCTCCTGTTCCTGGGCCTTCTGGTCATCGTTATGGCGGGTAAGTATATCGGCACGAGGGCTGGGTGTGCCCTCTCAGGCGGCTATAAGGGGTATGAGGCCCATCGTATTGGAGTCTCTTTGATGTGCGCGGGCGAGGATGCCCTGGTTATCGTGGGCATCGGTGCGAGCATCTCCGCATCTCCAGGAGGCCAGCATATCATCAGTAACGAGCTTCTATCCATAGTGGGCCTTATCGTCATCGTGTCCTCGTTGTTGGCCCCCATTTTCATGAAGCGGTCTTATGAGGAAAAGGATTATACGCCGCCCGTGGCGTCCCATACCAGGACCGGCCTTAACGGTAAATCTAAGGGCAGGTATAGGAGCCTGTGA
- a CDS encoding LysE family transporter, translating to MFDLYSLLAGIFIGLSLAVPPGPVNAIIAAESVKRSYLAGIKVGLGAMTADATFLFITLIGIAVLFTGETVKMMASVAGSLILAYMAVKILKGHKKPLKESGKEDIKNHYMTGVIVGITNPASILWWVTAGAALIANFNAPGIAGFFIGIFIWVSSFSITLHFAQKKVEWLYPVIMLASGLVLLFFSVMLLYNAIMMAL from the coding sequence ATGTTCGACCTGTACAGCCTGCTGGCGGGCATCTTCATAGGGCTTTCCCTGGCTGTGCCGCCCGGCCCCGTCAACGCCATAATAGCCGCGGAATCGGTCAAGAGGTCGTACCTCGCAGGGATAAAGGTTGGGCTCGGGGCGATGACGGCGGACGCCACTTTCCTGTTTATAACGCTCATAGGCATTGCCGTGCTGTTCACGGGCGAAACCGTTAAAATGATGGCGTCCGTCGCCGGAAGCCTCATACTCGCGTACATGGCCGTAAAAATACTAAAAGGGCACAAAAAGCCGCTAAAAGAGAGCGGAAAAGAGGATATAAAGAACCATTACATGACTGGCGTCATCGTCGGCATTACCAACCCTGCGTCCATCCTGTGGTGGGTGACGGCAGGCGCAGCGCTTATCGCCAACTTCAATGCCCCGGGAATAGCCGGGTTTTTCATCGGCATCTTCATATGGGTCTCATCTTTCTCGATAACCCTACATTTCGCCCAAAAAAAGGTGGAATGGCTCTACCCAGTCATAATGCTGGCCAGCGGCCTGGTGCTCTTGTTTTTCAGCGTGATGCTCCTGTATAACGCCATCATGATGGCCCTATGA
- a CDS encoding ribose-phosphate diphosphokinase: MRIVSGPASQLLATRVASLLRCGVDLTEYKEFPDGEVYCRVTGDIRNEDVVIIQSTFRASDFIYLLELIDACDEARSITAVVPYFGYARQDKRFKPGEPVTARALARCIKADRVFTINVHDRSILEHFPCPAVDLNAAPELGNYIDGMELKDTTILAPDDGALSLAKSAAEPRGLHYDYLEKTRISGEEVRIAPKSLDIRGRDVVLMDDIISTGGTIAEAIKLLKAEGVRDVYVACVHPVFAHNAYLKLYDAGVKEVIATDTLERPMSKVTVAPVIAEAVKRLS, encoded by the coding sequence ATGAGGATCGTGTCGGGGCCGGCATCACAGCTCCTCGCGACGAGGGTGGCATCGCTTTTGAGGTGTGGCGTGGACCTTACGGAGTATAAGGAGTTCCCGGATGGGGAGGTGTATTGCCGGGTGACGGGCGACATCAGGAATGAGGACGTCGTGATAATCCAGAGCACTTTCCGGGCTTCTGATTTCATCTATTTATTGGAGCTTATAGACGCTTGCGATGAGGCAAGGAGCATCACGGCGGTGGTGCCATACTTTGGCTATGCGAGACAGGATAAGCGCTTCAAGCCCGGTGAGCCCGTCACGGCGAGGGCGCTGGCCAGGTGCATAAAAGCGGACCGCGTTTTCACCATAAACGTACATGACCGCTCCATTTTGGAGCACTTCCCTTGCCCTGCCGTTGACCTGAACGCCGCCCCAGAGCTCGGGAATTATATTGACGGCATGGAGCTCAAGGACACGACCATCCTGGCCCCTGATGATGGCGCCCTTAGCCTTGCAAAATCCGCCGCCGAGCCCCGCGGCCTGCACTACGACTACCTCGAAAAGACCAGGATATCGGGCGAAGAGGTGAGGATAGCCCCAAAAAGTTTAGATATCAGGGGAAGGGACGTGGTGCTCATGGACGACATCATAAGCACCGGCGGCACTATCGCCGAGGCGATAAAGCTGCTAAAGGCGGAGGGAGTGCGTGACGTTTACGTGGCCTGCGTGCACCCGGTCTTCGCCCACAACGCTTACCTTAAGTTGTATGATGCCGGCGTTAAGGAGGTCATAGCCACCGACACGCTGGAAAGGCCCATGAGCAAGGTCACGGTTGCCCCTGTCATTGCCGAGGCTGTAAAAAGGCTTTCATAG
- a CDS encoding molybdopterin synthase, producing the protein MKVISIIGYHKAGKTTLVERLVKELLKHGSVGTIKHTREEIVPQAGDTERHLNAGAGVTIAVTPTRSVKIVKNAGLNDALAQLSRDGMDFAVVEGFKESGLPKIAIGDVEAPNIVARVDANASGEELARIAMAQPDQVTLEHLVAKIKRSPRYKEAGAIGTFTGVVREIAGDERTEALEFESFDEVARERIKAIEDDLKKREGILEALIYHKTGRIKAGEDIVYIVILSGHRQELFPALKDAIERVKAEVPIWKKEFTTGGDFWVHDIH; encoded by the coding sequence ATGAAGGTCATCTCAATCATAGGCTACCATAAGGCTGGCAAGACAACGCTTGTCGAGAGGCTGGTAAAAGAATTGCTGAAACATGGCTCGGTAGGCACCATTAAGCATACCAGGGAGGAAATCGTGCCGCAGGCGGGCGATACCGAGCGCCACCTCAACGCCGGGGCAGGGGTTACTATAGCAGTGACTCCGACCAGAAGCGTAAAGATCGTAAAAAATGCTGGCCTAAATGACGCGCTCGCCCAGCTCTCCAGGGACGGGATGGATTTCGCAGTCGTGGAGGGCTTCAAGGAGAGCGGCCTGCCCAAGATAGCCATAGGAGACGTGGAGGCGCCGAACATAGTGGCCCGCGTGGACGCCAATGCCAGCGGCGAAGAGCTGGCGAGGATAGCTATGGCTCAGCCAGACCAGGTCACGCTGGAGCATCTAGTCGCAAAAATAAAAAGAAGCCCACGCTATAAAGAGGCCGGGGCAATAGGCACGTTCACGGGGGTAGTGCGCGAGATCGCGGGCGATGAAAGGACCGAGGCGCTGGAGTTCGAAAGCTTCGACGAGGTTGCCAGAGAGCGCATAAAGGCCATAGAGGACGACCTGAAAAAGAGGGAGGGCATACTTGAGGCCCTGATCTATCATAAGACGGGCCGCATCAAGGCAGGCGAGGATATTGTTTATATAGTCATACTCTCCGGGCACAGGCAAGAGCTGTTCCCGGCGCTGAAAGACGCGATAGAAAGGGTTAAGGCAGAGGTCCCCATCTGGAAGAAAGAGTTCACGACCGGGGGCGACTTCTGGGTACATGACATTCACTGA